The proteins below are encoded in one region of Aphelocoma coerulescens isolate FSJ_1873_10779 chromosome 4, UR_Acoe_1.0, whole genome shotgun sequence:
- the LOC138109949 gene encoding complement C1q tumor necrosis factor-related protein 7 isoform X3: MFVLLYITSFAIYTSEQPLQSQTKGENYYTRYICSIPGLPGPAGPPGASGSPGPHGRIGLPGRDGRDGRKGEKGEKGSAGLRGKTGPLGPAGEKGDQGESGKKGPGGLTGAKGEVGPAGPPGPKGDKGDRGEPGAPGVCKCGKIVLKSAFSVGITTSYPEERLPIVFNKVLFNEGEHYNPSTGKFICAIPGIYYFSYDITLANKHLAIGLVHNGKYRIKTFDANTGNHDVASGSTVIYLQPEDEVWLEIFYTDQNGLFSDPTWADSLFSGFLLYVDTDYLDALSDEDEL, translated from the exons ATGTTTGTGTTGCTGTACATTACAAGTTTTGCCATCTATACAAGTGAACAACCTCTTCAAAGCCAGACCAAAGGAGAAAATTACTACACCAGATATATCTGTAGCATCCCGGGTTTGCCAGGCCCTGCAGGACCCCCTGGAGCCAGTGGATCCCCGGGGCCACATGGACGCATTGGTCTTCCAGGAAGAGATGGTAGAGATggcaggaagggagaaaaaggtgaaaaaggGAGTGCAG GTTTAAGAGGAAAGACTGGGCCATTAGGACCAGCTGGAGAGAAAGGAGACCAAGGTGAGTCTGGTAAAAAAGGACCTGGAGGATTGACTGGTGCCAAAGGTGAAGTAGGTCCAGCTGGACCACCTGGACCTAAGGGAGATAAAGGAGACCGAGGAgagccaggtgcaccaggggtcTGTAAGTGTGGAAAGATAGTGCTGAAATCTGCCTTTTCTGTTGGCATCACCACAAGCTACCCAGAGGAAAGATTACCAATTGTATTCAATAAAGTCCTCTTCAACGAGGGGGAGCATTACAACCCGTCCACAGGAAAGTTCATTTGTGCCATCCCAgggatttattatttttcttatgaTATCACCTTAGCAAACAAGCATCTTGCAATTGGGCTGGTTCACAATGGGAAGTACCGGATCAAGACTTTTGATGCGAACACAGGCAACCATGATGTAGCATCTGGATCCACAGTGATCTACCTTCAGCCAGAAGATGAAGTATGGCTTGAGATCTTCTACACAGATCAGAATGGTCTCTTTTCTGATCCAACATGGGCAGACAGTTTGTTTTCTGGATTTCTCTTATACGTTGATACAGATTACCTTGATGCTTTATCAGATGAAGATGAGCTCTAA